In Lathyrus oleraceus cultivar Zhongwan6 chromosome 2, CAAS_Psat_ZW6_1.0, whole genome shotgun sequence, the DNA window ATTATTTAACTTGCTAAAGGTGCATATTTCACATTTCTATGATCATCAATTAGCTATAGCTCTTTCAACATGTCGTATGAACACAGTTTCTAACTCAGGTGGAGTGAAAAACTCTCTTGTTTTACCGCGATAATTCCATTTCAAAGACGATTTTCGCTTCCTCGGAGCTGGTGGACATATCAAACATGTTGGAATTCTTGATCCTTCCCCTCTTGGCGTTGTTGAACACTCTTCCTCCATCATGACACTTTCCTCTTGCTCACTTTTCTTCAAAGGAATTGTGTATATTGGCTTCAAATTCAACGGTGTTCTTAAATTCATGAGCCATTTCTTATTTTTCTCTGAATTTTCTAACCCTGTTTCCACTTGTGATTTCTTTGGTAACCCCATATTTAACAACCAAAAAAGTGATGTGTGTGAGGGAATAAGTTAAAGAAGAAGATGGTTTTGCTTTTTTCTTGAGGAATCAAGTGAAGCTATAGTGGGAAAGTGAAAAGGAGCGAGGAGAAGAAGAATAAAGAGAGGAATTTAGAAAAGTTGTTTTTGCAGTTAGAAAGAGTTTAAAGAAAAAGCTAGTTTGGGTAAGGTTCAATGGAAAAGAACTTGTTTGAGAAGATTGTAGAAAAAGTGAGGGACAGAGGGAAAGTAGGTTTAAGAGTTAAAGGACTTATTTATATATAGAGAGTATTTGGTGTGCGTGTAAAAATGATTCTAGTGTTTTTCTTGATATAGAAATATAGAAATTACTTCCAATAATGATGACACATGTGGTTGCTACAATTGTAATGAAAAGTGTCTTGATGATAAAATGGCATAAAGAGTAAAGACCAATTGTATATAGTAAAATTCATATATTTTGTAACATTACCTTTTAGGCTAAGTCACATTACCTTTCAAATTAAATGGATGGTGCACAAGTTGTACCGTGTATAGTTATGTCTCATTTGTGTAATatataattaaatttaaaaatgTGTTCAAAATgtaatttaataaaatttaaaattgaagaaaatatattaaaaatataatttaataatatttaaattttaaaagtgAATAAGTTAGATGTCACATATTAAAAATTTGTTTTTATGTTCTTGTATAACTACCACTAAACTCAGTTAATAAAAATtaagagtttaattgaaatacactgacagtgtaaaat includes these proteins:
- the LOC127123012 gene encoding cyclin-dependent protein kinase inhibitor SMR6 codes for the protein MGLPKKSQVETGLENSEKNKKWLMNLRTPLNLKPIYTIPLKKSEQEESVMMEEECSTTPRGEGSRIPTCLICPPAPRKRKSSLKWNYRGKTREFFTPPELETVFIRHVERAIAN